Proteins encoded together in one uncultured Sphaerochaeta sp. window:
- a CDS encoding altronate dehydratase family protein: protein MEQYKFITIHPDDVVAVAIAPLGKGEVVRVGGNDITLVMDIPSGHKFAIKDIAEGEPIIKYGAPIGQAKQHISQGEHVHASNIKTLLSETAAYHYNKELALQFQEKAEKRKAFWADKTPTIQAYRRANGKIGIRNELWIVPTVGCVNKIAETLVSWTNQTFPVNERYDGIHVWNHPYGCSQLGDDHEATRTILADLVHHPNAGGVLVLALGCENNTPESFKELVGDVDPNRVKFLTSQEVGDEIEESKKLIAALHDAMQNDRREPVGMDNLIVGFKCGGSDGLSGITANPLVGRFCDALTAMGGTGILTEVPEMFGAEQLLMNRSQDEDVYKQTVRLIDDFKQYFVKHEQVVYENPSPGNKAGGISTLEDKSLGCIQKGGEAIITDVLAYGQQVTRRGLNLLSGPGNDIVSTTALTATGAHIILFTTGRGTPLGAPVPTVKISSNSALAAKKTGWIDFDAGRLLAEDNEEVLSDFLSLIQAVASGDKRTRNEENGYAEISLFKDGVIL, encoded by the coding sequence ATGGAGCAGTACAAATTCATTACCATCCACCCAGATGATGTGGTGGCAGTTGCAATAGCCCCCCTTGGCAAGGGGGAGGTGGTCCGTGTAGGAGGGAATGATATCACGTTGGTGATGGATATTCCCTCTGGACACAAGTTTGCCATCAAGGATATTGCAGAGGGAGAACCCATTATCAAGTACGGAGCTCCCATCGGACAGGCAAAACAACATATTTCCCAGGGCGAGCATGTCCATGCAAGCAATATCAAGACACTCCTCTCAGAGACAGCCGCCTACCATTACAACAAAGAACTTGCATTGCAATTTCAGGAAAAAGCGGAGAAACGTAAAGCCTTCTGGGCGGACAAAACCCCGACAATCCAAGCCTATCGGCGAGCAAATGGAAAGATTGGCATCAGAAATGAGCTTTGGATCGTACCCACGGTTGGTTGTGTAAACAAGATAGCAGAAACACTGGTCTCTTGGACAAACCAGACCTTTCCTGTCAATGAAAGGTATGATGGAATCCATGTATGGAACCACCCATACGGGTGCAGCCAGCTTGGCGATGACCATGAGGCAACAAGAACCATTCTCGCTGACTTGGTTCACCATCCCAATGCTGGAGGGGTATTGGTACTTGCTCTCGGTTGCGAGAACAACACCCCCGAGTCCTTCAAGGAGCTGGTGGGGGATGTCGATCCAAACAGGGTGAAATTCCTTACCTCACAGGAAGTGGGTGATGAAATTGAGGAGAGCAAGAAACTCATAGCAGCACTCCATGATGCCATGCAGAACGACAGAAGGGAGCCAGTGGGCATGGACAACCTCATCGTTGGCTTCAAATGTGGTGGCTCTGATGGCCTCAGCGGCATTACAGCCAATCCTTTGGTTGGTCGATTCTGCGATGCATTGACTGCCATGGGCGGAACAGGAATTCTTACCGAGGTTCCCGAGATGTTCGGGGCTGAACAGCTATTGATGAATCGCAGCCAGGATGAAGACGTCTACAAGCAGACTGTACGCTTGATCGATGACTTCAAGCAGTACTTCGTCAAGCATGAGCAGGTAGTGTATGAGAATCCATCCCCAGGAAATAAGGCTGGAGGAATCTCAACCTTGGAAGACAAGAGCCTTGGATGCATCCAGAAAGGTGGAGAGGCAATCATCACTGATGTCCTTGCCTATGGACAGCAGGTAACGAGAAGGGGTCTGAACCTCCTCTCAGGCCCAGGCAATGACATTGTCTCCACTACAGCACTCACAGCCACAGGAGCCCATATCATTCTCTTTACCACAGGAAGAGGAACCCCACTGGGAGCTCCTGTTCCCACGGTAAAGATTTCCAGTAATAGCGCCTTGGCAGCAAAGAAGACTGGCTGGATTGATTTTGACGCAGGAAGGCTCTTGGCTGAAGACAATGAAGAGGTACTCTCCGATTTCCTCTCCCTCATCCAGGCAGTTGCCAGTGGTGACAAGAGGACAAGGAATGAAGAGAATGGGTATGCAGAGATATCGCTGTTCAAGGATGGAGTCATCCTCTAG
- a CDS encoding tagaturonate reductase: MQSITETHMTVARKERILQFGEGNFLRAFVDWMIDILNEKTDFDGNVVIVQPLERGLSDMINDQKGLYTTVLRGVQGGKNVEDFRTIGSVSRCLNPYKKDDYDEYLKLAESEDLRFIVSNTTEAGIAYSEGNSLEDAPQAAFPAKVCAFLYKRYKAFNGAQDKGIIVIPVELIDKNGDNLKRIVLQYAKEWNLEAGFTTWLDEACDFCNSLVDRIVPGYPRAEAAQLCEKIGYQDNLLDAAEIFHLWVIECHKEFHEDELPFNKAGLNVIWTDDMSFYRTRKVRILNGAHTMSVLAAYQAGHNTVQDCIADKNLLYPFMHGGIFEEIIPSMDGSKEELEAYANDVLERFENPYNPHQLLSISLNSVSKFKTRNLPSLLGYITKQGSLPKRLVFALSALISFYEGTDYEGSALKGKRDNETYLIQDNQDILETFAALYKERDEGVARAKRISTAVLSNSAWWSQDLTQIEGLQHAVEKNLEAIWSVGMQKAMQAL, encoded by the coding sequence ATGCAATCAATTACTGAAACTCATATGACAGTTGCTCGAAAAGAGAGAATCCTCCAGTTCGGTGAAGGGAATTTTCTCCGCGCTTTTGTTGACTGGATGATTGACATCCTCAATGAAAAGACTGACTTTGATGGCAATGTAGTCATCGTCCAACCACTCGAGAGAGGGTTGAGTGATATGATCAATGACCAGAAAGGTCTCTACACCACTGTCCTAAGGGGTGTTCAGGGAGGAAAGAATGTCGAGGATTTCCGTACCATTGGCAGTGTCAGCCGTTGTCTGAATCCATACAAGAAAGATGACTATGATGAATACCTGAAGCTCGCAGAAAGCGAGGACCTGAGATTCATCGTCTCCAACACCACCGAGGCAGGTATTGCCTACAGCGAAGGAAACAGCCTCGAGGATGCTCCCCAAGCTGCCTTCCCCGCAAAAGTCTGTGCATTTCTCTACAAGCGTTACAAGGCTTTTAATGGTGCACAAGACAAGGGTATTATTGTCATCCCGGTTGAGCTTATCGACAAGAACGGTGACAACCTGAAGCGAATCGTGTTGCAATATGCAAAGGAGTGGAATCTGGAAGCAGGTTTTACTACCTGGCTTGATGAAGCGTGTGATTTCTGCAACTCACTTGTTGACCGCATTGTTCCAGGATATCCTCGCGCTGAAGCAGCGCAGCTTTGTGAAAAAATTGGGTATCAGGACAATCTCCTTGATGCCGCGGAGATTTTCCATCTCTGGGTTATTGAGTGTCACAAGGAGTTCCATGAAGACGAGCTTCCCTTCAACAAGGCTGGTTTGAACGTCATTTGGACCGACGATATGAGCTTCTATAGAACCCGGAAGGTTCGTATTCTCAACGGAGCACATACCATGAGTGTACTTGCTGCATACCAGGCAGGGCACAACACCGTCCAGGATTGTATCGCAGACAAAAACCTGTTGTACCCATTCATGCATGGAGGCATCTTTGAAGAGATCATCCCTTCCATGGATGGCTCGAAAGAGGAGTTGGAAGCGTACGCGAACGATGTGCTGGAACGGTTTGAAAACCCGTATAACCCGCATCAGTTGCTTTCCATTTCTCTCAACTCTGTCTCAAAGTTCAAGACCCGCAACCTTCCCAGCCTGCTTGGATACATTACAAAGCAAGGCTCTCTCCCTAAAAGACTGGTCTTCGCACTTTCAGCCTTGATCAGCTTCTATGAGGGGACCGATTATGAAGGTAGTGCTCTGAAGGGAAAAAGAGATAACGAGACCTACCTCATCCAAGACAACCAGGACATTCTGGAGACCTTTGCAGCCCTCTACAAAGAGCGTGATGAAGGAGTGGCAAGAGCGAAACGTATCAGCACTGCTGTGCTCTCCAATTCCGCTTGGTGGTCTCAGGATCTTACCCAGATCGAAGGCTTACAGCATGCAGTTGAGAAGAACTTAGAGGCCATCTGGTCTGTCGGTATGCAAAAAGCCATGCAGGCACTGTAG